Proteins from one Desulfonema limicola genomic window:
- a CDS encoding bifunctional proline dehydrogenase/L-glutamate gamma-semialdehyde dehydrogenase has translation MNTQHNDPAANEAAALAEKWQNKANKLVRFTEKQQQKQMMRLIRNPMDKVILTKMIDQSFRSGSNARVADQVSYVLNKYGVPKFFSIAEKGLMQLFLKAGRYTPDISIPRMIKKIRADSARSVIPGEKEALYPHLSKRKKDGVRMNLNHLGEAVLGEGEAQTRLDTYLKDMEDPEIEYISVKISTIYSQINSLAFENTVDVLKNRLTRLFRTAKNNIFVHQNGTKSPKFVNLDMEEYRDLEITLAAFTRTLDQPEFKDYMAGIVLQAYLPDSFEEQKKLTRWARERVAGGGSPIKVRIVKGANMEMEQVDAAIHNWPLAPYDNKPEVDANYKRMVDYGMKPENIKAVHLGIASHNLFEQAYAYITAKKHGVEKFSSFEMLEGMANHVWRAIREVSEEEILLYAPVATRDEFINAIAYLIRRLDENTAEENFLRYSFNLKTDSEEWEFLKKGFFESCDLKDKAKNTPNRIQDRSNESFPEKMGTFYQGEFNNEPDTDWSLGVNRKWAEAVRDKWMKKPESKPDEIPVVVAGKEIFADRKILDRFDPNQINDNICIAKYALANNEDAELAVKTAKADPDGWRKKTCAQRHEILSRAAMELRAARGDLIGSAAADTGKVFTEADPEVSEAVDFAEFYPWTAGLLDKMENIECRGKGVGLVITPWNFPIAIPCGGIAASLAAGNTVIFKPASAAVITAWHLCQCFWKAGVPKNTLQFIPCSGSSTGPKLTGHLDVDYIILTGGTDTGMEILKNRPGILLAAETGGKNATIVTAMADRDQAVKNILHSAFSNCGQKCSATSLVILEKEVFEDENFKKQFVDAAKSYLVGSAWDFKNKMAALIAPPKGDLKKALTQLEPGEQWALKPENIDNNPYMWTPGIKWNVQPGSYTHMTEFFGPVVGVMCAENLEHAVELVNQTGYGLTSGLESLDKREVEIWKDKIEAGNLYINRGTTGAIVLRQPFGGMKKSALGAGIKAGSPNYVTQFMEFEEKDFPKTGAIQNDYPILRTTQEWKQKLDWGQLAEYETDLRKTIRAIKSYIYNAEQEFFMAKDYFRLRGEDNIMRYLPLGTVLVRVHEKDSLFEVLARIAGAKIAGCSLITGLPRELENNVTKFLYSREGKRILDKTPLIRHTDQELIEIMPEIDRIRYADQDRVPAPVFEAAAKNGIYISRNKVMMEGRIEMLHYFQEQTVSHSYHRYGNLGERGLK, from the coding sequence ATGAATACACAGCACAATGATCCTGCTGCCAATGAAGCTGCTGCTCTGGCTGAAAAGTGGCAGAACAAGGCTAATAAGCTTGTAAGATTTACGGAAAAACAGCAGCAGAAGCAGATGATGCGTCTTATCAGAAATCCTATGGATAAGGTTATCCTGACCAAGATGATAGATCAGAGTTTTCGTTCAGGCAGTAATGCAAGGGTGGCAGATCAGGTCAGCTATGTGCTGAATAAATACGGGGTTCCCAAATTTTTCTCTATAGCTGAAAAGGGCCTGATGCAGCTTTTTCTTAAAGCCGGACGCTATACCCCTGATATATCCATACCCAGAATGATTAAGAAAATCAGGGCAGACAGCGCCAGGTCAGTTATTCCAGGTGAAAAAGAAGCTTTATATCCCCATTTGAGTAAACGAAAAAAAGACGGGGTGCGCATGAACCTTAATCATCTTGGGGAAGCTGTTCTTGGTGAAGGTGAGGCTCAAACCCGTCTGGATACTTATCTCAAGGATATGGAAGACCCCGAGATAGAGTATATTTCAGTTAAAATTTCAACAATTTATTCACAGATTAATTCTCTGGCATTTGAAAATACTGTGGATGTGCTGAAAAACAGGCTTACAAGGCTTTTCAGGACTGCTAAAAACAATATCTTTGTTCATCAAAATGGTACAAAATCCCCTAAATTTGTTAATCTGGATATGGAAGAATACAGGGACCTGGAGATCACACTGGCTGCTTTTACCCGTACTCTGGATCAGCCTGAATTTAAGGATTATATGGCAGGTATTGTTCTTCAGGCATATCTGCCTGATTCTTTTGAAGAGCAGAAAAAACTTACCAGGTGGGCAAGAGAGCGTGTTGCTGGCGGCGGTTCGCCTATCAAGGTTCGTATTGTAAAAGGGGCAAATATGGAAATGGAGCAGGTTGATGCTGCTATTCATAACTGGCCTCTTGCTCCTTATGATAACAAACCAGAGGTTGATGCTAATTATAAGCGCATGGTTGACTATGGCATGAAACCTGAAAATATCAAGGCTGTTCATCTTGGGATTGCATCCCACAATCTTTTTGAACAGGCATATGCCTATATTACAGCAAAAAAGCATGGTGTTGAAAAATTTTCATCCTTTGAAATGCTGGAAGGTATGGCAAACCATGTATGGAGAGCCATCCGCGAAGTATCTGAAGAAGAAATCCTGCTTTATGCGCCTGTGGCGACCCGTGATGAATTCATTAATGCAATTGCCTATCTTATACGCCGTCTTGATGAAAATACTGCTGAAGAAAATTTTCTGCGGTATTCCTTTAATTTGAAAACAGATTCCGAGGAATGGGAGTTTTTGAAAAAAGGTTTTTTTGAATCATGTGATTTAAAAGATAAGGCTAAAAATACCCCTAACCGGATCCAGGATCGCAGCAATGAATCTTTTCCTGAAAAAATGGGTACATTTTATCAGGGAGAGTTTAATAATGAACCTGATACTGACTGGTCCCTTGGAGTAAACAGGAAATGGGCTGAGGCTGTGCGTGATAAATGGATGAAGAAACCAGAATCCAAACCTGACGAAATCCCTGTTGTTGTGGCAGGCAAGGAGATTTTTGCAGACAGAAAAATCCTTGACCGCTTTGATCCAAACCAGATTAATGATAATATCTGCATTGCAAAATATGCACTGGCAAATAATGAGGATGCAGAGCTTGCTGTGAAAACTGCAAAAGCTGACCCTGATGGATGGAGAAAAAAAACCTGTGCCCAGCGCCATGAAATCCTTTCAAGAGCAGCAATGGAACTCAGGGCTGCAAGGGGTGATCTTATAGGTTCTGCTGCTGCTGATACAGGTAAGGTTTTTACAGAAGCAGACCCAGAAGTTTCTGAAGCTGTGGATTTTGCAGAATTTTATCCCTGGACAGCAGGGCTTTTGGATAAAATGGAAAATATTGAATGCAGGGGAAAAGGTGTGGGACTTGTTATCACTCCCTGGAATTTTCCTATTGCTATTCCCTGCGGGGGAATTGCAGCTTCCCTTGCAGCAGGAAACACGGTTATTTTCAAACCTGCTTCAGCAGCGGTAATAACTGCATGGCATCTGTGCCAGTGTTTCTGGAAAGCAGGGGTTCCAAAAAATACCCTGCAGTTTATCCCGTGTTCAGGTTCTTCAACAGGTCCTAAACTCACAGGTCATCTTGATGTGGATTATATTATTCTCACCGGCGGCACAGATACAGGAATGGAGATTTTGAAAAATCGCCCGGGGATTTTGCTTGCAGCAGAAACCGGCGGGAAAAATGCCACAATTGTAACAGCAATGGCTGACCGGGATCAGGCTGTTAAAAATATACTTCATTCTGCATTCAGCAACTGCGGCCAGAAATGCTCGGCAACATCCCTGGTAATTCTTGAAAAAGAAGTATTTGAAGATGAAAACTTCAAAAAACAGTTTGTTGATGCTGCCAAAAGCTATTTGGTTGGTTCTGCGTGGGATTTTAAAAACAAGATGGCAGCCCTGATTGCTCCGCCAAAAGGTGATCTAAAAAAAGCCCTGACCCAGCTTGAGCCTGGAGAGCAGTGGGCTTTAAAACCTGAAAATATTGATAATAATCCCTATATGTGGACACCTGGAATAAAATGGAATGTTCAGCCAGGCAGTTATACACATATGACAGAGTTTTTTGGTCCTGTGGTTGGTGTTATGTGTGCTGAAAACCTGGAACATGCTGTTGAACTTGTTAATCAGACAGGGTACGGGCTTACATCAGGGCTGGAAAGTCTTGATAAAAGAGAGGTTGAAATCTGGAAAGACAAGATTGAAGCTGGAAATCTTTATATTAACAGGGGAACAACAGGAGCCATTGTTCTGCGCCAGCCCTTTGGCGGCATGAAAAAATCAGCTCTGGGTGCAGGAATCAAGGCAGGCAGTCCTAATTATGTTACCCAGTTTATGGAGTTTGAGGAAAAGGATTTTCCAAAAACAGGTGCAATTCAAAATGATTATCCCATACTCCGCACAACTCAGGAATGGAAGCAGAAGCTTGACTGGGGACAGCTTGCAGAGTATGAAACTGATCTGAGAAAAACAATAAGGGCGATTAAGAGCTATATTTACAATGCAGAGCAGGAATTTTTCATGGCAAAGGACTATTTCAGGTTAAGGGGTGAAGATAATATCATGCGTTATCTCCCTTTGGGTACTGTTCTGGTGAGAGTTCATGAAAAGGATTCCCTGTTTGAGGTTCTGGCAAGAATTGCAGGCGCAAAGATTGCAGGGTGCAGTCTTATAACCGGCCTGCCCAGGGAACTGGAAAATAATGTTACAAAATTTCTTTACAGTAGAGAAGGAAAGCGTATTCTGGACAAAACACCTTTGATCCGGCATACAGATCAGGAATTAATTGAAATAATGCCTGAAATTGACCGTATCAGGTATGCAGATCAAGACAGGGTTCCAGCACCTGTGTTTGAAGCTGCGGCAAAGAACGGGATTTATATATCAAGAAATAAAGTAATGATGGAAGGCCGTATTGAAATGCTGCATTATTTCCAGGAACAAACTGTTTCTCACAGTTATCACAGGTATGGAAATTTGGGAGAGCGAGGATTAAAATAA
- a CDS encoding 2-oxoacid:acceptor oxidoreductase subunit alpha has translation MSEQIKFVQGNEACVEAALYAGLDFFAGYPITPSTEIAEHMALRLPQAGGRFIQMEDEIASICALVGASLTGKKVMTATSGPGFSLMQEGLGYAIMAEIPCVIVNVMRGGPSTGLPTCPGQGDVYQARWGVHGDHAIIALTASNHQDVFSITVDAFNMAETYRTPVILLFDEVVGHMRERLDIPEQGELPVVKRLRTSVRAGIDYHPYLPREDGRLPMSDFGSQHRYNVTGLAHDMWGFPSQNPQIVHGLLRHLTDKIKNNVGTIARYKEYFMEDARTVLISYGSSARSALHVVRNMRARGERLGLLELQTLWPFPYGIVEEKCVNARHIVVVEMNMGQITRAVKRAVKNPERVVLANRIDGVFITPTDIKNILRLIQGKGV, from the coding sequence ATGAGTGAACAAATAAAATTTGTCCAGGGTAATGAAGCCTGTGTTGAAGCTGCTCTTTATGCAGGACTTGATTTTTTTGCAGGTTATCCCATTACCCCTTCTACAGAGATTGCCGAACATATGGCACTGCGGCTGCCCCAGGCTGGGGGCAGGTTTATCCAAATGGAGGATGAAATTGCTTCAATATGTGCCCTGGTAGGTGCATCCCTTACAGGTAAGAAAGTAATGACAGCTACAAGCGGGCCTGGATTCTCTTTGATGCAGGAAGGTCTTGGTTATGCAATTATGGCAGAGATTCCCTGTGTTATTGTCAATGTAATGCGCGGGGGGCCTTCAACAGGTCTTCCAACCTGTCCGGGTCAGGGAGATGTTTATCAGGCCAGATGGGGAGTTCATGGAGATCATGCCATAATTGCCCTGACAGCATCAAATCATCAGGATGTGTTCAGTATAACAGTGGATGCTTTTAATATGGCAGAAACCTATCGAACACCAGTAATCCTGCTCTTTGACGAGGTGGTAGGACATATGCGGGAGCGTCTGGATATTCCTGAGCAGGGAGAGCTTCCTGTGGTCAAACGTTTGAGAACTTCTGTAAGAGCCGGCATTGATTATCATCCATATCTGCCCCGGGAAGACGGCCGCCTTCCCATGTCTGATTTTGGAAGCCAGCACAGGTATAATGTTACAGGACTGGCCCATGACATGTGGGGTTTTCCTTCACAAAATCCCCAGATAGTCCACGGACTGCTTCGTCATCTGACTGATAAGATTAAAAACAATGTTGGAACCATTGCCCGTTATAAAGAGTATTTTATGGAAGATGCCCGTACTGTCCTTATTTCTTATGGTTCTTCTGCCAGGTCAGCACTTCATGTGGTAAGAAATATGCGTGCAAGAGGAGAGAGGCTGGGACTTCTGGAGCTTCAGACCCTTTGGCCTTTTCCTTATGGAATTGTTGAGGAAAAATGTGTTAATGCCAGGCATATTGTTGTGGTTGAGATGAATATGGGACAGATTACCCGTGCAGTTAAAAGAGCTGTTAAAAATCCTGAACGCGTGGTTCTTGCAAACCGGATTGACGGTGTATTTATTACGCCTACAGATATTAAAAATATTTTACGACTTATCCAGGGCAAGGGGGTTTGA
- a CDS encoding 4Fe-4S dicluster domain-containing protein — translation MAKKQLKEHVINREWCKGCGICVHFCPKNVLELDDQDKVFAARVQDCICCQLCELRCPDLAIEVIIEYQKDNEDKQKEAEAA, via the coding sequence ATGGCAAAAAAACAACTTAAAGAACATGTTATCAACCGGGAATGGTGCAAAGGATGCGGTATCTGCGTACATTTCTGCCCAAAAAATGTTTTGGAGCTTGATGACCAGGATAAGGTTTTTGCAGCCCGGGTTCAGGACTGCATCTGCTGTCAATTATGTGAACTCCGGTGTCCTGATCTGGCTATTGAAGTTATTATTGAATACCAGAAGGATAATGAGGATAAACAAAAGGAGGCTGAAGCAGCATGA